In the Marinomonas algicola genome, one interval contains:
- the antA gene encoding anthranilate 1,2-dioxygenase large subunit: MSKDKTLSEWQNYIKNCLDFRATDSVFRVARDIFTEPELFDLEMENIFEKVWIYACHESEIPNANDYVTMQAGRQPMIITRDGKHNLNALINSCQHRGTTLTRMSKGNQSTFTCPFHAWCYKSDGRLVKVKAPGEYPEGFDKATRNLKKARIKSYRGFVFISLDVQGTDSLEDYLGDAKIFLDMMVAQSPTGELEVLPGKSTYSYEGNWKLQNENGLDGYHVSTVHYNYVATVQRRSQLDNEKGGVETLDYSKLGAGDAETDDGWFAFHNGHSLLFSDMGNPTVRPGYSEVMPRLREEYGDLKAEWMMHRLRNLNLYPSLFFMDQISSQLRIIRPVAWNKTEIVSQCIGVKGESAQARESRIRQFEDFFNVSGMGTPDDLVEFREAQRGFQAKLERWNDISRGCHTWTSKPTKNTQDLNISPAMTGVEFTHEGLFVNQHSTWQKLMITGLDKAELTLKEVE; encoded by the coding sequence ATGAGCAAAGATAAGACTCTCTCTGAATGGCAAAATTACATTAAAAATTGTTTGGATTTTCGCGCTACTGACTCAGTATTTCGAGTAGCAAGAGACATATTCACCGAACCTGAATTATTTGATTTAGAAATGGAGAATATCTTCGAGAAAGTATGGATTTATGCTTGCCATGAAAGTGAGATACCGAATGCAAACGACTATGTCACCATGCAAGCTGGTCGTCAGCCAATGATCATCACCCGTGATGGCAAACATAATCTCAATGCCTTAATCAATTCCTGCCAACACAGAGGAACAACACTGACACGTATGTCAAAGGGCAATCAATCGACTTTCACCTGCCCTTTCCACGCTTGGTGTTATAAAAGCGATGGCCGCCTTGTTAAAGTAAAAGCCCCAGGGGAGTACCCAGAAGGGTTTGATAAAGCAACACGAAACCTTAAAAAAGCCCGTATTAAGTCATACAGAGGGTTCGTTTTCATTTCGTTAGATGTTCAGGGTACAGATTCACTCGAAGACTACTTAGGGGATGCGAAAATTTTCCTAGATATGATGGTAGCTCAATCGCCAACAGGTGAACTTGAAGTACTACCAGGAAAATCGACCTATTCCTATGAAGGTAACTGGAAGTTACAAAATGAAAATGGTCTCGATGGCTATCACGTGAGCACTGTTCATTATAACTATGTTGCCACAGTGCAACGCCGTAGCCAGCTTGATAACGAGAAAGGTGGTGTAGAAACCTTGGATTACAGTAAATTAGGTGCAGGAGACGCAGAAACAGACGATGGTTGGTTTGCTTTTCATAACGGTCATAGCCTTTTGTTTAGTGATATGGGTAATCCAACTGTTCGCCCAGGATACAGCGAGGTCATGCCGCGTTTACGAGAAGAGTACGGCGACCTCAAAGCCGAATGGATGATGCACCGTTTACGCAATTTAAACCTTTATCCTTCGCTGTTTTTTATGGATCAGATCAGCTCTCAACTGCGTATTATTCGTCCTGTTGCTTGGAACAAAACCGAGATTGTCAGCCAGTGTATTGGTGTCAAAGGCGAGTCAGCTCAAGCAAGAGAAAGTCGTATCCGCCAGTTCGAAGATTTCTTTAATGTTTCTGGTATGGGAACGCCTGACGACTTAGTTGAGTTTCGTGAAGCTCAACGTGGGTTCCAAGCGAAATTAGAACGTTGGAACGACATCAGTCGTGGTTGTCATACTTGGACATCAAAACCCACAAAAAACACCCAAGATCTCAACATATCCCCAGCGATGACAGGGGTAGAGTTTACCCATGAAGGACTATTTGTAAATCAGCACAGTACTTGGCAAAAGCTTATGATAACGGGCTTAGATAAAGCGGAATTAACATTAAAGGAGGTTGAATAA